In Streptomyces sp. NBC_00569, a single genomic region encodes these proteins:
- a CDS encoding FadR/GntR family transcriptional regulator — protein sequence MPEAASGTTLVQRTIGRIQQAIESGAWPVGRKIPAEGQLVESLGVGRNTVREAVRALCHTGLLEARRGDGTYVRAASDLNAALQRRLRRAELGHVLQVRLALEREAAPAAARERGEEDLARIISALLARRRANEGDDRAEMVERDLEFHRAVVAASGNPLMTDLYESITEAVRDSIAALHPSWPPEEPGANAHDDLADAIARRDPEAASRAAWQHTRTVEEALSRIVANNPGASGS from the coding sequence TTGCCCGAAGCAGCGTCCGGAACCACCCTGGTCCAGCGGACCATCGGCAGGATCCAGCAGGCGATCGAGAGCGGCGCCTGGCCCGTGGGCCGGAAGATCCCCGCCGAGGGGCAGCTCGTGGAGTCGCTCGGGGTGGGGCGGAACACCGTGCGCGAAGCGGTCCGCGCGCTGTGTCACACCGGGCTGCTCGAAGCGCGCCGCGGGGACGGTACGTACGTACGCGCGGCCAGCGATCTGAACGCGGCGCTCCAGCGACGGCTGCGCAGGGCCGAGCTCGGCCATGTCCTCCAGGTGCGCCTCGCCCTCGAACGTGAGGCCGCTCCCGCCGCGGCCAGGGAGCGCGGCGAGGAGGACCTCGCCAGGATCATCTCGGCACTGCTCGCGCGGCGCCGGGCCAACGAGGGGGACGATCGGGCCGAGATGGTCGAGCGTGACCTGGAGTTCCACCGTGCCGTCGTCGCCGCGAGCGGCAACCCGCTCATGACCGACCTCTACGAGAGCATCACGGAGGCGGTCCGCGACAGCATCGCCGCGCTCCACCCCAGCTGGCCGCCCGAGGAGCCCGGCGCGAACGCGCACGACGACCTCGCGGACGCCATCGCCCGCCGCGACCCGGAAGCGGCGTCGCGCGCGGCATGGCAGCACACGCGCACCGTGGAGGAGGCCCTGTCGCGCATCGTGGCGAACAACCCTGGCGCCAGCGGGAGTTGA
- a CDS encoding NHLP family bacteriocin export ABC transporter peptidase/permease/ATPase subunit — protein MAAPVSPSPAVQQQLPPAGHGRRRARPAPKPPRRRHRTVRTPTVLQMEAVECGAASLAMVLAHHGRHVPLEELRIACGVSRDGSRASNLLKAARSYGMTARGMQMEPAALAEVEAPAILFWEFNHYVVYDGMGRRFGRRGVHINDPDKGRRFVPSEDFDTSFTGVVLVLEPGDGFRPGGRRPGVLRALPARLRGTTGTMLAALLASLLLVAVGAALPALSRTYIDMFLIGDQTSLLGALFASMGAMVALTAVLTWLQQANLLRGRVIASTLSSARFFGHLLRLPVTFFAQRSPADLVQRLQSNDAVSETLARDLTAAGVDGVVVLLYAALLWTYDPQLTLVGVGIALGNVVAMRIVIRLRATRTQKLRADTARLTNTSYTGLQLIETMKATGGENGYFRRWAGQHATTLEEQQRLGVPSAWLGIVAPTLATLNSALILWIGGLRAVEGHLSVGLLVAFQALVTRFTAPITRLNGVAGRIQDFAADVARLKDVESFPADALYTRPDAAASTRRLKGHVTLDDITFGYSPLDKPLLTGFSLAVGPGQQVALVGGSGSGKSTVSRLISGLYSPWEGTIRIDGQRLEDIPRGALSASVSFVDQDVFLFEGTVRDNVALWDPSIPDEAVIDALKDAALYDVIARRPGGIQGRVEQDGRNFSGGQRQRLEIARALVRRPSILVLDEVTSALDAETEQLIIDNLRRRGCACVVIAHRLSTVRDSDEIVVLDHGQIVERGRHEALVAAGGPYAELVKEH, from the coding sequence TTGGCTGCTCCCGTGAGCCCCTCCCCCGCAGTCCAGCAGCAGCTGCCCCCGGCCGGACACGGCCGCCGCCGCGCGCGCCCCGCGCCGAAGCCGCCGCGCCGCCGCCACCGCACCGTGCGCACACCCACCGTCCTCCAGATGGAGGCCGTGGAGTGCGGCGCCGCGTCCCTCGCGATGGTCCTGGCGCACCACGGCCGCCACGTCCCGCTGGAGGAGCTGCGCATCGCGTGCGGCGTCTCGCGCGACGGCTCGCGGGCCAGCAACCTCCTCAAGGCGGCCCGCAGTTACGGGATGACGGCGCGCGGCATGCAGATGGAGCCGGCCGCGCTCGCCGAGGTCGAGGCGCCCGCCATCCTCTTCTGGGAGTTCAACCACTACGTCGTCTACGACGGCATGGGCCGGCGCTTCGGGCGGCGCGGCGTGCACATCAACGACCCCGACAAGGGCCGCAGGTTCGTGCCCTCCGAGGACTTCGACACCAGTTTCACGGGCGTCGTCCTCGTCCTGGAACCCGGCGACGGCTTCCGCCCGGGCGGGCGCAGGCCCGGTGTCCTGCGGGCGCTGCCCGCGCGTCTTCGCGGCACGACGGGCACGATGCTCGCGGCGCTGCTCGCGAGCCTCCTGCTGGTCGCGGTCGGCGCGGCGCTGCCCGCGCTGAGCCGCACGTACATCGACATGTTCCTCATCGGTGACCAGACCTCGCTCCTCGGCGCGCTGTTCGCGTCGATGGGCGCGATGGTGGCGCTCACGGCCGTGCTCACCTGGCTCCAGCAGGCCAATCTGCTGCGCGGGCGCGTCATCGCGTCGACGTTGAGCAGCGCCCGGTTCTTCGGTCATCTGCTGCGGCTGCCGGTGACGTTCTTCGCGCAGCGCAGTCCGGCCGATCTGGTGCAGCGCCTCCAGTCGAACGACGCGGTCTCCGAGACGCTGGCGCGCGACCTGACCGCGGCGGGCGTCGACGGTGTCGTGGTGCTCCTGTACGCGGCGCTGCTGTGGACGTACGACCCGCAGCTCACGCTCGTCGGGGTGGGCATCGCGCTCGGGAACGTCGTCGCGATGCGGATCGTGATCCGGCTGCGGGCCACCCGTACGCAGAAGCTGCGCGCGGACACGGCGCGGCTCACCAACACCTCGTACACCGGCCTTCAGCTCATCGAGACGATGAAGGCGACGGGCGGCGAGAACGGGTACTTCCGGCGCTGGGCCGGGCAGCACGCGACCACCCTGGAGGAGCAGCAGCGGCTCGGGGTGCCGAGCGCGTGGCTCGGCATCGTGGCGCCGACCCTGGCGACGCTCAACAGTGCCCTGATCCTGTGGATCGGCGGCCTGCGCGCGGTCGAGGGGCATCTGTCGGTGGGTCTGCTCGTGGCGTTCCAGGCGCTCGTCACGCGGTTCACCGCGCCGATCACCCGCCTCAACGGTGTCGCGGGACGCATCCAGGACTTCGCCGCCGACGTGGCGCGCCTCAAGGACGTGGAGAGCTTCCCGGCGGACGCCCTGTACACGCGGCCCGACGCGGCGGCGAGCACGCGCCGCCTGAAGGGACACGTGACGCTCGACGACATCACGTTCGGGTACAGCCCGTTGGACAAGCCACTTCTCACGGGCTTCTCGCTGGCGGTCGGACCCGGTCAGCAGGTGGCGCTCGTCGGCGGCTCGGGCAGCGGCAAGTCGACGGTGTCCCGGCTGATCTCCGGGCTCTACAGCCCGTGGGAGGGCACGATCCGGATCGACGGGCAGCGTCTGGAGGACATCCCGCGCGGCGCCCTGTCGGCGTCGGTGTCCTTCGTCGACCAGGACGTGTTCCTCTTCGAGGGCACGGTCCGTGACAACGTGGCCCTGTGGGATCCGTCGATCCCGGACGAGGCCGTCATCGACGCCCTCAAGGACGCGGCGCTGTACGACGTGATCGCGCGCAGGCCCGGGGGCATCCAGGGCCGCGTCGAGCAGGACGGGCGGAACTTCTCCGGCGGTCAGCGACAGCGCCTGGAGATCGCGCGGGCCCTGGTGCGCCGGCCGAGCATCCTCGTGCTCGACGAGGTGACCAGCGCGCTCGACGCCGAGACGGAACAGCTCATCATCGACAACCTGCGGCGCCGCGGCTGCGCCTGCGTCGTGATCGCGCACCGCCTCAGCACCGTCCGCGACAGCGACGAGATCGTCGTCCTCGACCACGGCCAGATCGTGGAGCGGGGCCGGCACGAGGCGCTCGTCGCCGCCGGCGGGCCGTATGCCGAGCTGGTCAAGGAGCACTGA
- a CDS encoding CynX/NimT family MFS transporter — MPRSDAPTTPAAAPTALLATGVLLIAVNLRPGVVSVSPELDAIRHSTGLSAPLAGLLTTLPILCFGLLAPFASRLSLRIGMSRALGAMMVLLTAGIALRLAPGLPALFAGTVLLGAAISLSNVLVPSVIKRHFHQRTGLMMGLYSVALFCGAALAAGVTVPLGQAVGFGWRGSIGVWAVLSALAFLVWLPQLRAGRQEAPTPVTNKGAGAPDVSRRPLRHSRLAWQITFLMGLQSLVYYACAAWIPAMLTSEGMSSTEAGWMLSLMSLVGIVGSLTFTALVGRARHQVPFALCGTVLFGASLVGLAFAPVGGAYAWMLMQGFGSGLLISTALAVIVLRSPDSTRAAQMSGMAQGVGYLLAAAGPFVLGALHDATDGWTAPMLLLAALCVPMGIAGVGAGRDRQLDDEHTAHTPTAGAPSPSGQENAPSSGR; from the coding sequence ATGCCCCGAAGTGACGCCCCCACCACCCCCGCCGCCGCCCCCACGGCCCTCCTCGCCACCGGCGTCCTCCTCATCGCCGTGAACCTGCGCCCCGGGGTCGTCTCCGTGTCGCCCGAGCTCGACGCGATACGTCACTCCACGGGCCTGAGCGCCCCGCTCGCCGGGCTCCTCACCACGCTGCCGATCCTGTGCTTCGGCCTGCTCGCGCCGTTCGCCTCGCGCCTGTCGCTCCGGATCGGTATGAGCCGCGCGCTCGGCGCGATGATGGTCCTTCTCACGGCGGGCATCGCGCTGCGCCTCGCGCCGGGTCTGCCGGCCCTGTTCGCGGGCACGGTGCTCCTCGGGGCCGCCATCTCCCTCTCCAACGTGCTCGTGCCGAGCGTGATCAAGCGCCACTTCCACCAGCGCACCGGCCTGATGATGGGCCTGTACTCGGTCGCCCTCTTCTGCGGGGCGGCCCTCGCGGCCGGCGTCACCGTTCCGCTCGGGCAGGCCGTCGGCTTCGGCTGGCGCGGCTCCATCGGAGTGTGGGCCGTCCTGTCGGCGCTGGCGTTCCTGGTCTGGCTCCCGCAGCTGCGCGCCGGGCGCCAGGAGGCCCCGACTCCCGTCACGAACAAGGGAGCCGGGGCGCCCGACGTCTCGCGCCGGCCGCTGCGCCACTCACGTCTCGCCTGGCAGATCACCTTCCTGATGGGACTTCAGTCGCTGGTGTACTACGCGTGCGCCGCGTGGATCCCGGCCATGCTGACGAGCGAGGGCATGTCGAGCACGGAGGCCGGCTGGATGCTGTCGCTGATGAGCCTGGTCGGGATCGTCGGCTCGCTCACCTTCACGGCGCTCGTGGGCCGCGCCCGCCATCAGGTCCCGTTCGCACTGTGCGGCACGGTCCTGTTCGGTGCGTCGCTCGTCGGCCTCGCGTTCGCACCCGTCGGCGGTGCGTACGCGTGGATGCTCATGCAGGGCTTCGGCAGCGGCCTCCTGATCAGCACCGCACTCGCCGTCATCGTCCTGCGCTCCCCGGACAGCACCCGCGCCGCGCAGATGTCAGGCATGGCGCAGGGTGTCGGCTATCTGCTCGCCGCCGCGGGCCCGTTCGTGCTCGGCGCCCTGCACGACGCGACCGACGGCTGGACGGCACCGATGCTGCTGCTCGCGGCGCTGTGCGTACCGATGGGCATCGCGGGCGTCGGCGCGGGCCGCGACCGCCAACTCGACGACGAGCACACGGCACACACCCCCACCGCAGGAGCGCCCTCCCCCTCGGGCCAGGAGAACGCGCCGAGCTCCGGCCGCTGA
- a CDS encoding HlyD family efflux transporter periplasmic adaptor subunit, which yields MQFRQQALSKLQSPEELDLPVRLARPQGVLALAVTLVVMAAASVWAVTGSLSSTLRVPGVLTHAQGSYVLQSPVTGQVTGVLAKEGQHLAANSPLLKVSTPQGDRYVRTVDAGRVTTLVARIGAVVTTGSDVATVEKTGTKDPLLAMLYVPADRAGTVPVGADVDLTVQSAPSQQYGMLRGHVQAVGRGAQSGQRVEAFLGDKELAAQFTKGGPTVAVLVKLVASPSTKSGYAWSSKGGPPYALDSMTPASGAVHLAEQRPIDWLLP from the coding sequence TCGCCAGGCCCCAGGGCGTACTCGCGCTGGCCGTGACGCTCGTCGTGATGGCGGCCGCGTCCGTGTGGGCGGTGACCGGGTCGCTCTCCTCGACGCTGCGGGTCCCCGGCGTCCTCACCCACGCGCAGGGCAGCTACGTCCTCCAGAGCCCCGTCACCGGTCAGGTCACGGGTGTGCTCGCCAAGGAGGGGCAGCACCTCGCCGCGAACTCCCCGCTCCTCAAGGTCAGTACACCGCAGGGCGACCGCTATGTGCGGACCGTCGACGCGGGCCGCGTCACCACACTCGTCGCCCGGATCGGCGCGGTCGTCACCACCGGTTCCGACGTGGCGACCGTCGAGAAGACCGGCACCAAGGACCCCCTCCTCGCGATGCTGTACGTCCCCGCGGACCGCGCGGGCACCGTGCCCGTCGGAGCGGACGTGGACCTCACCGTCCAGTCGGCGCCGTCCCAGCAGTACGGCATGCTGCGCGGCCACGTGCAGGCGGTCGGGCGCGGGGCGCAGAGCGGTCAGCGGGTCGAGGCGTTCCTCGGCGACAAGGAACTGGCCGCGCAGTTCACGAAGGGCGGCCCGACGGTCGCGGTCCTCGTGAAGCTCGTCGCGTCGCCCTCCACCAAGTCGGGCTACGCGTGGTCGTCCAAGGGCGGCCCCCCGTACGCGCTCGACTCGATGACCCCGGCCTCCGGCGCCGTGCACCTCGCCGAGCAGCGCCCGATCGATTGGCTGCTCCCGTGA
- a CDS encoding glycoside hydrolase family 31 protein, with amino-acid sequence MIGTAALLGATLLGAPAQQARAATPGSGVLDDGHKSVTWQSPVYAAGTVGDPGKCPAAADDPDNKVCDRFDLKVSVPDGYWDDNPEGGVPVSIEWAKQPTDDFDMYVFDDAGKQVAASAGTADPEATVIPKANGTYHVVVVPYDVHDNSFVGKAYLPETTDAGDLTSFTGKDGSYTIGAGTLKARADFLTGGQLRLQADPSGTFSDPAGSQIVRKQPALDKHTSSFDAGAYYGIRSAGAVLRVYKKPLRFGLYKADNRTRIWQEDKPLRWSTGGMRQSLERAKDEQFFGGGEQNGSFSHRDKTVYVANNTNWNEGGYNNSQPFYLSSAGYGVYRNTFAPGVYDFGPSVHAGQQERRLDAYYFLGDAKKVIGGYTSLVGKPFMPPVYGLEPGDADCYLHNANQGERHTLDSLKVADGYVDHQLPLGWMLVNDGYGCGYENLAETAKGLQDRGAEMGLWTQDGIDKLADQVKAGQRVAKLDVAWVGNGYGMSLDACDKAKAGIEDNSDARGFVWMPVSWAGAQRCGVLWSGDQKLSWDYVRWQIPTYAGATMSGIAYNTGDVGSIYSHDAKMYARDLQAKTFLPAIMTMDGWARDMTTGQKINQQPWVDGEPYTSINRKYLQLRERLLPYLYTLSSEAAKTGVGGVRPLYLEYPDDPATLGANAKYEYLAGDDFLVAPVYKDSDTRDGIYLPKGTWTDYWTGKTYHGPTTLDGYHAPIDTLPLFVKSGAVVPMWPKGTTSYKSRDVHELDWDVYPQGRSSYTLYEDDGVTREFAKGASATQRVTVDQGRHMTEVNVGASKGSYKNKPDARAYRFTVHGESAPHRVSAEGRALPRVASADALAAAGSGWYYDADTGVTTVKTARQSLDRDFTVSLRR; translated from the coding sequence GTGATCGGCACGGCCGCACTCCTCGGCGCGACCCTCCTCGGGGCCCCCGCCCAGCAGGCGAGGGCGGCGACCCCCGGCAGCGGCGTCCTGGACGACGGCCACAAGAGCGTGACCTGGCAGAGCCCCGTGTACGCCGCGGGGACCGTGGGTGATCCCGGCAAGTGCCCGGCCGCCGCGGACGACCCCGACAACAAGGTGTGCGACCGCTTCGACCTCAAGGTGTCGGTCCCTGACGGCTACTGGGACGACAACCCCGAGGGCGGCGTGCCCGTCTCGATCGAGTGGGCGAAGCAGCCCACCGACGACTTCGACATGTACGTGTTCGACGACGCGGGCAAGCAGGTCGCCGCCAGCGCGGGCACCGCCGACCCCGAGGCCACGGTGATCCCGAAGGCGAACGGCACGTACCACGTCGTGGTCGTCCCCTACGACGTGCACGACAACTCCTTCGTCGGCAAGGCGTATCTGCCCGAGACGACCGACGCGGGCGACCTGACCTCCTTCACGGGCAAGGACGGCAGCTACACCATCGGGGCCGGCACCCTCAAGGCCCGGGCCGACTTCCTGACAGGCGGTCAACTGCGCCTCCAGGCCGACCCGTCCGGCACGTTCAGCGACCCGGCCGGCTCGCAGATCGTGCGCAAGCAGCCCGCCCTCGACAAGCACACGTCGTCCTTCGACGCCGGCGCGTACTACGGGATCCGCTCCGCCGGCGCCGTCCTGCGCGTCTACAAGAAGCCCCTGCGCTTCGGCCTCTACAAGGCCGACAACAGGACGCGGATCTGGCAGGAGGACAAGCCCCTGCGCTGGTCCACCGGCGGCATGCGGCAGAGCCTGGAGCGCGCCAAGGACGAGCAGTTCTTCGGCGGCGGCGAGCAGAACGGCTCGTTCTCGCACCGTGACAAGACGGTCTACGTCGCGAACAACACCAACTGGAACGAGGGCGGCTACAACAACTCGCAGCCGTTCTACCTCTCTTCGGCGGGCTACGGCGTCTACCGCAACACCTTCGCCCCGGGCGTCTACGACTTCGGCCCCTCGGTCCACGCGGGCCAGCAGGAGCGCCGCCTCGACGCGTACTACTTCCTCGGTGACGCGAAGAAGGTGATCGGCGGCTACACGTCGCTGGTCGGCAAGCCGTTCATGCCGCCGGTGTACGGCCTCGAACCCGGCGACGCCGACTGCTATCTCCACAACGCCAACCAGGGCGAGCGCCACACCCTCGACTCGCTGAAGGTCGCGGACGGGTACGTCGACCACCAGCTGCCGCTCGGCTGGATGCTCGTCAACGACGGCTACGGCTGCGGCTACGAGAACCTCGCCGAGACCGCGAAGGGCCTCCAGGACCGGGGCGCCGAGATGGGCCTGTGGACCCAGGACGGCATCGACAAGCTCGCCGATCAGGTCAAGGCCGGTCAGCGCGTCGCGAAGCTCGACGTCGCCTGGGTCGGCAACGGCTACGGCATGTCCCTGGACGCCTGCGACAAGGCGAAGGCCGGCATCGAGGACAACAGCGACGCGCGCGGCTTCGTCTGGATGCCCGTCTCGTGGGCGGGCGCGCAGCGCTGCGGCGTGCTGTGGAGCGGCGACCAGAAGCTGTCGTGGGACTATGTGCGCTGGCAGATCCCGACGTACGCGGGCGCCACGATGTCGGGCATCGCGTACAACACCGGAGACGTGGGCAGCATCTACAGCCACGACGCCAAGATGTACGCGCGTGACCTCCAGGCCAAGACGTTCCTGCCGGCCATCATGACGATGGACGGCTGGGCCAGGGACATGACCACCGGGCAGAAGATCAACCAGCAGCCGTGGGTGGACGGCGAGCCCTACACGTCCATCAACCGCAAGTACCTCCAGCTGCGCGAACGCCTGCTGCCGTACCTGTACACGCTGTCCTCCGAGGCGGCGAAGACCGGCGTCGGCGGCGTGCGCCCGCTCTACCTGGAGTACCCGGACGACCCGGCCACGCTGGGCGCGAACGCCAAGTACGAGTACCTGGCGGGCGACGACTTCCTGGTCGCCCCGGTCTACAAGGACTCGGACACCCGCGACGGCATCTACCTGCCCAAGGGCACGTGGACGGACTACTGGACGGGCAAGACGTACCACGGTCCGACCACGCTCGACGGCTACCACGCGCCCATCGACACGCTCCCCCTCTTCGTCAAGTCCGGTGCGGTCGTGCCGATGTGGCCGAAGGGCACGACGTCGTACAAGTCCCGTGACGTCCACGAGCTGGACTGGGACGTGTATCCGCAGGGCCGCTCCTCCTACACGCTGTACGAGGACGACGGGGTGACCCGCGAGTTCGCCAAGGGCGCGTCGGCGACACAGCGCGTCACCGTCGACCAGGGCAGGCACATGACCGAGGTCAACGTCGGTGCCAGCAAGGGCAGTTACAAGAACAAGCCCGACGCCCGCGCCTACCGGTTCACCGTCCACGGCGAGAGCGCGCCGCACCGGGTGTCGGCGGAGGGGCGCGCGCTGCCCCGCGTCGCCTCGGCGGACGCGCTCGCCGCGGCCGGGTCCGGCTGGTACTACGACGCGGACACGGGGGTGACGACGGTGAAGACCGCGCGTCAGTCCCTCGACCGCGACTTCACGGTGTCGCTGCGGCGCTGA
- a CDS encoding NHLP bacteriocin export ABC transporter permease/ATPase subunit has product MPVDCAGMRSLNLEGPQVLWLVVQGALDLFAVDAAAQGHWHFLGRLEAGTLLLGPVEGPQHTLVGRPLQGCLLRRIGLRELQRPDYGDASWSYDQQYLSQYDTQDAALSLLEHAFALGVGRSQRVLFEAPLDGRTAGDDSVGDDDILWLPILPGSVQYGASYSTDTVGELLVDGSMWQRMVNQQFRLLSALDRWIERLESAHETRTAAGIKAGETVREEADRTLLASIGRQGKGGPRRGSSSGNGDDATYAACKLVAGAAGITLTAPERSGAVSDRVDPVEQVAVASRIRTRAVRLDGRWWRENAGPLVGHRAASGTPVALLWRRGGYEAVHPSSGRRTRVDEDNAEEFETRAVMLYRPLPDRALSPLRLLRFSARGTRADVRNLLLAGLLTVAIGALVPVATGRVLGVYVPNAQTDLIVQVSVAVMVTSIVSAAFMLLQNLTILRMEGRIESALQPAVWDRLLRLPTRFFASRSTGELASAAMGISSIRRLMSGVGPVVVQSGTIGAMNLVLLLLYSVPLALTALAMLAVIAGVFLTLGLWELRWQRRLVVLGNKLNNQAFQTLRGLPKLRVAGAESFAYASWAGEFARSRELQRRAGRIKNLTTVLNAVYLPLCSLVMFMLLAGPARGTLSAGDFLTFSTAVTMLLSSVTQLTGALISAAAVLPMFEQIKPVLDEAPEVRAASTQPGELTGEIEARGVSFRYTDDGPLVLDDVNLSIRPGEFVAVVGPSGCGKSTLLRLLIGFDKPVSGGVLYDGQDLGALDQAAVRRQCGVVLQNAQPLTGSILDCICGAEVFTQEEAWEAAAMAGLAEDIKRMPMGLHTMIAGGGAISGGQRQRLMIAQALIRRPRILFFDEATSALDNETQRTVIDSTRALNATRIVIAHRLSTVMDADRVIVMADGRVVQQGPPAQLLADTNGRLHELVRRQMA; this is encoded by the coding sequence ATGCCGGTGGACTGCGCCGGCATGCGCAGCCTGAACCTCGAAGGACCGCAGGTCCTGTGGCTGGTCGTCCAGGGCGCGCTCGACCTGTTCGCGGTCGACGCGGCCGCCCAGGGGCACTGGCACTTCCTGGGCCGCCTGGAGGCGGGCACGCTGCTGCTCGGTCCGGTCGAGGGACCCCAGCACACGTTGGTGGGCCGCCCGTTGCAGGGCTGCCTGCTGCGCCGTATCGGCCTGCGCGAACTCCAGCGCCCCGACTACGGCGACGCCTCGTGGTCGTACGACCAGCAGTACCTCAGCCAGTACGACACCCAGGACGCGGCCCTCAGCCTCCTCGAGCACGCCTTCGCCCTGGGTGTGGGGCGCAGTCAGCGCGTCCTGTTCGAGGCACCGCTCGACGGCCGCACGGCCGGTGACGACTCCGTGGGCGACGACGACATCCTGTGGCTGCCGATCCTGCCGGGCAGTGTGCAGTACGGGGCGTCGTACAGCACGGACACCGTGGGCGAGCTGCTCGTCGACGGCTCGATGTGGCAGCGCATGGTCAACCAGCAGTTCCGTCTGCTGTCGGCGCTCGACCGGTGGATCGAACGCCTGGAGAGCGCGCACGAGACCCGGACCGCGGCCGGGATCAAGGCGGGCGAGACCGTCCGCGAGGAGGCCGACCGGACGCTGCTGGCGTCCATCGGCCGTCAGGGCAAGGGAGGTCCGCGACGCGGCTCCTCCTCGGGGAACGGGGACGACGCGACGTACGCGGCGTGCAAGCTGGTCGCGGGCGCGGCCGGGATCACCCTCACGGCGCCCGAGCGGAGCGGCGCCGTCAGCGACCGCGTCGACCCGGTCGAGCAGGTCGCCGTCGCCTCACGGATCCGCACCCGCGCGGTCCGCCTCGACGGACGCTGGTGGCGCGAGAACGCGGGTCCCCTGGTGGGTCACCGCGCGGCGTCCGGCACCCCGGTCGCACTGCTGTGGCGGCGCGGCGGGTACGAGGCCGTGCATCCGTCGAGCGGGCGGCGGACCCGGGTGGACGAGGACAACGCGGAAGAGTTCGAAACGCGGGCCGTCATGCTGTACCGGCCGCTGCCCGACCGGGCGCTGAGCCCGCTGCGGCTGCTGCGCTTCAGCGCGCGCGGCACCCGGGCCGACGTGCGCAATCTGCTGCTCGCCGGGCTCCTGACGGTCGCGATCGGAGCCCTGGTGCCGGTCGCCACCGGGCGGGTGCTCGGGGTGTACGTGCCGAACGCCCAGACGGACCTCATCGTGCAGGTCTCCGTCGCGGTCATGGTGACGAGCATCGTGTCGGCCGCGTTCATGCTGCTGCAGAATCTGACGATCCTGCGCATGGAGGGCCGGATCGAGAGTGCGCTCCAACCCGCCGTGTGGGACCGCCTGCTGAGGCTGCCGACGAGGTTCTTCGCGTCGCGTTCGACGGGTGAGCTGGCGAGCGCCGCCATGGGCATCAGCTCGATCCGCCGTCTCATGTCCGGTGTGGGTCCGGTGGTGGTGCAGTCCGGCACGATCGGCGCGATGAACCTCGTCCTGCTCCTCCTCTACAGCGTCCCGCTGGCACTGACCGCGCTCGCCATGCTCGCGGTGATCGCGGGCGTGTTCCTCACGCTCGGGCTGTGGGAGCTGCGCTGGCAGCGCCGTCTCGTCGTCCTCGGCAACAAGCTCAACAACCAGGCGTTCCAGACACTGCGCGGTCTGCCGAAGCTGCGGGTGGCGGGGGCGGAGAGCTTCGCGTACGCCTCGTGGGCGGGGGAGTTCGCGCGCAGCCGCGAGCTCCAGCGGCGCGCGGGCCGCATCAAGAACCTGACGACGGTCCTCAACGCGGTCTATCTGCCCCTGTGTTCGCTCGTGATGTTCATGCTGCTCGCGGGCCCCGCGCGCGGCACCCTCTCCGCGGGCGACTTCCTCACGTTCAGCACCGCGGTGACGATGCTGCTGTCGTCGGTCACGCAGCTCACGGGCGCCCTGATCTCCGCGGCGGCCGTCCTGCCGATGTTCGAGCAGATCAAGCCCGTCCTCGACGAGGCTCCCGAGGTGCGGGCCGCCAGCACCCAGCCGGGCGAGCTGACCGGCGAGATCGAGGCGCGCGGTGTGTCCTTCCGGTACACGGACGACGGGCCGCTGGTGCTCGACGACGTGAACCTGTCCATCAGGCCGGGCGAGTTCGTCGCGGTCGTCGGGCCGAGCGGCTGCGGCAAGTCCACCCTCCTGCGTCTCCTCATCGGCTTCGACAAGCCGGTCTCCGGCGGTGTCCTGTACGACGGTCAGGACCTCGGCGCGCTGGATCAGGCCGCGGTGCGCCGGCAGTGCGGCGTCGTCCTCCAGAACGCGCAGCCGCTGACCGGTTCGATCCTGGACTGCATCTGCGGCGCCGAGGTGTTCACGCAGGAGGAGGCGTGGGAGGCGGCGGCGATGGCGGGGCTCGCCGAGGACATCAAGCGGATGCCGATGGGGCTGCACACGATGATCGCCGGCGGCGGCGCCATCTCCGGCGGCCAGCGCCAGCGCCTGATGATCGCGCAGGCGCTGATCCGCCGGCCGCGCATCCTGTTCTTCGACGAGGCCACGAGCGCGCTCGACAACGAGACCCAGCGCACCGTCATCGACAGCACCCGCGCCCTGAACGCCACGCGCATCGTCATCGCCCACCGCCTGTCCACCGTGATGGACGCGGACCGGGTGATCGTCATGGCGGACGGCCGCGTCGTCCAGCAGGGACCGCCGGCCCAGCTGCTCGCGGACACGAACGGGCGGCTGCACGAGCTGGTACGGCGTCAGATGGCTTAG